The following coding sequences are from one Lolium rigidum isolate FL_2022 chromosome 6, APGP_CSIRO_Lrig_0.1, whole genome shotgun sequence window:
- the LOC124660305 gene encoding uncharacterized protein LOC124660305 produces the protein MPTASPAVGWLQAAAQDAANSSSSSSSRSGSAAFPDQVLVSRAAGRVVSLSTCTKVGAISFVVGVAVGFTLKRRLRRWAARLLKRIKDDD, from the exons ATGCCTACGGCTTCGCCGGCGGTGGGGTGGCTGCAGGCGGCGGCGCAGGACGccgccaactcctcctcctcctcctcctcgcgctccggctccgccgccttccccgaccaggtcctCGTGTCCAGGGCCGCGGG CCGGGTTGTGTCTCTGTCCACTTGCACAAAGGTCGGTGCCATCAGCTTCGTGGTCGGGGTTGCAGTGGGCTTCACGCTGAAGAGAAGGCTGCGCAGGTGGGCTGCCAGGCTGCTCAAGAGGATCAAGGACGACGACTAG